In Lysobacter firmicutimachus, one genomic interval encodes:
- a CDS encoding homocysteine S-methyltransferase family protein: MKHLPWLHPERAQALLQGLAQRILVIDGAMGTMIQQHALEEADYRGERFAHGYDRLYAAHGDDHAHGDGCGCARDQRGNNDLLTLTRPDIIAGIHRQYLEAGADLVETNTFNSTTISLEDYGLEHLARELNLEGARLARSVCDEIEARDPARPRFVIGVLGPTSRTASLSPDVNRPGYRAISFDQLREAYREAADGLIDGGADVLMVETIFDTLNAKAALFAIEEAFDARGARLPVMISGTITDASGRTLSGQTAEAFWYSVRHVQPAAVGLNCALGAKDLRVHIDVLAQIADACVSTHPNAGLPNAFGGYDETPEDMAAVLGEFARAGLLNLVGGCCGTTPAHIAAIAQAVEGVAPRARLQLIDAAA, translated from the coding sequence ATGAAACACCTGCCGTGGCTTCATCCCGAACGCGCCCAGGCCCTGCTGCAGGGGCTGGCGCAGCGCATCCTGGTCATCGACGGCGCGATGGGCACGATGATCCAGCAGCATGCGCTGGAGGAAGCCGATTACCGCGGCGAGCGTTTCGCCCACGGCTACGACCGGCTGTACGCGGCGCACGGCGACGACCACGCCCACGGCGACGGCTGCGGTTGCGCGCGCGACCAGCGCGGCAACAACGACCTGCTGACCCTGACCCGGCCCGACATCATCGCCGGCATCCATCGCCAGTATCTGGAGGCCGGCGCCGACCTGGTCGAGACCAACACCTTCAACTCGACCACGATCTCGCTGGAAGACTACGGCCTGGAGCATCTGGCGCGCGAACTCAACCTGGAGGGCGCGCGGCTGGCGCGCTCGGTCTGCGACGAGATCGAGGCGCGCGACCCGGCGCGGCCGCGCTTCGTGATCGGCGTGCTCGGCCCGACCAGCCGCACCGCCTCGCTGAGCCCGGACGTCAACCGCCCCGGCTACCGCGCGATCAGCTTCGACCAGTTGCGCGAGGCCTATCGCGAGGCCGCGGACGGCCTGATCGACGGCGGCGCGGACGTGCTGATGGTCGAGACCATCTTCGACACCCTCAACGCCAAGGCCGCGCTGTTCGCGATCGAAGAGGCCTTCGACGCCCGCGGCGCGCGCCTGCCGGTGATGATCTCCGGCACCATCACCGACGCCTCCGGGCGCACCCTGTCGGGACAGACCGCCGAAGCGTTCTGGTACTCGGTGCGGCACGTGCAGCCGGCCGCGGTGGGGCTGAACTGCGCGCTCGGCGCCAAGGACCTGCGCGTGCACATCGACGTGCTGGCGCAGATCGCCGACGCCTGCGTCAGCACCCATCCCAACGCCGGTCTGCCCAATGCCTTCGGCGGCTACGACGAGACCCCGGAGGACATGGCCGCGGTGCTCGGCGAATTCGCCCGCGCCGGCCTGCTCAACCTGGTCGGCGGCTGCTGCGGCACCACCCCGGCGCACATCGCCGCGATCGCCCAGGCGGTCGAGGGCGTGGCGCCGCGGGCGCGGCTGCAATTGATCGACGCGGCGGCGTGA
- the metH gene encoding methionine synthase has product MTSALPRHTRLSGLEPLQITPESNFVNVGERTNVTGSAQFKKLILEGRFDEAVAVARQQVENGAQVIDVNMDEGLLDSEQAMVAYLNLIAAEPDIARVPVMVDSSKWSVIEAGLKCLQGKGIVNSISMKEGEAEFLRQARLVRRYGAAVVVMAFDEAGQADTVERKVEICSRAYRLLTEEVGFPPEDIIFDPNVFAVATGIEEHNDYAVAFIEGARELKRRFPHSHISGGVSNVSFSFRGNEPVRQAIHVVFLYHAIRAGMDMGIVNAGALPLYDDLDADLRERVEDVVLNRRSDATERLLEIADRYKGKKGEKKAEDLRWRDKPVRERLSHALVHGIDQWIEEDTETARAEASRPLDVIEGPLMAGMNVVGDLFGAGKMFLPQVVKSARVMKKAVAYLLPFIEAEKLRTGDAGKSNGKIVMATVKGDVHDIGKNIVGVVLACNNFEVVDLGVMVPAQTILDRARAENADLIGLSGLITPSLEEMSHVAREMQRQGFTMPLLIGGATTSRAHTALKIDPHYQAPTIWVKDASRAVGVAQSLISIELREPFVAANASDYAEIRERHRNRGDGKRLVSLDKARGQRFDGRWADYAPPAPKLAPGVYAFDDYSLDELVDYIDWTPFFNTWELAGRYPAILSDEIVGAQASELYRDARAMLAKIVGEKWISAKAVFGLWPANAAGDDVVVDLGGAASGTGDAPQFAAPAPRRVESPIPDLESQTLHFLRQQTDKPADRPDFCLADFIAPRDSGRQDWIGAFAVTAGLGIEPHVARFEADHDDYNAIMLKALADRFAEALAERLHERVRKEFWGYASDEALDNEALIDEGYRGIRPAPGYPACPEHSEKASLFAMLDAGANAGLELTESFAMYPAAAVSGYYFSHPDSQYFVVGRVSKEQVEDYARRKGVSLAQAERWLASNLDYDPE; this is encoded by the coding sequence ATGACCTCCGCTCTCCCCCGCCACACCCGCCTCAGCGGCCTGGAGCCGCTGCAGATCACGCCCGAAAGCAATTTCGTCAACGTCGGCGAGCGCACCAACGTCACCGGCAGCGCGCAGTTCAAGAAACTGATCCTGGAAGGCCGCTTCGACGAGGCGGTCGCGGTCGCGCGCCAGCAGGTCGAGAACGGCGCCCAGGTCATCGACGTCAACATGGACGAGGGCCTGCTCGATTCCGAGCAGGCGATGGTGGCCTACCTCAACCTGATCGCGGCCGAACCGGATATCGCCCGGGTCCCGGTGATGGTCGACAGCTCCAAGTGGAGCGTGATCGAGGCCGGGCTGAAGTGCCTGCAAGGCAAGGGCATCGTTAATTCGATCTCGATGAAGGAAGGCGAGGCCGAGTTCCTGCGCCAGGCGCGGCTGGTGCGTCGCTACGGCGCCGCGGTGGTGGTCATGGCCTTCGACGAGGCCGGCCAGGCCGACACGGTCGAGCGCAAGGTCGAGATCTGCTCGCGCGCCTATCGCCTGCTGACCGAAGAAGTCGGCTTTCCGCCCGAAGACATCATCTTCGACCCCAACGTGTTCGCGGTCGCCACCGGCATCGAGGAGCACAACGACTACGCGGTCGCCTTCATCGAAGGCGCGCGCGAGCTCAAGCGGCGTTTTCCGCACAGCCATATTTCCGGTGGCGTCTCCAACGTCTCCTTCTCGTTCCGCGGCAACGAGCCGGTGCGCCAGGCCATCCACGTGGTGTTCCTGTACCACGCGATCCGCGCCGGCATGGACATGGGCATCGTCAACGCCGGCGCCTTGCCGCTGTACGACGACCTCGACGCCGATCTGCGCGAACGGGTCGAGGACGTGGTGCTCAACCGCCGCAGCGACGCCACCGAGCGCTTGTTGGAGATCGCCGACCGCTACAAGGGCAAGAAGGGCGAGAAGAAGGCCGAGGACCTGCGCTGGCGCGACAAGCCGGTGCGCGAGCGCCTCAGCCACGCCCTGGTCCACGGCATCGATCAATGGATCGAAGAGGACACCGAGACCGCGCGGGCCGAGGCCAGCCGTCCGCTGGACGTGATCGAAGGCCCGTTGATGGCCGGGATGAACGTGGTCGGCGACCTGTTCGGCGCCGGCAAGATGTTCCTGCCGCAGGTGGTCAAGTCGGCGCGGGTGATGAAGAAGGCCGTCGCCTACCTGCTGCCCTTCATCGAAGCCGAGAAGCTGCGCACCGGCGACGCGGGCAAGTCCAACGGCAAGATCGTCATGGCCACGGTCAAGGGCGACGTGCACGACATCGGCAAGAACATCGTCGGCGTGGTCCTGGCCTGCAACAACTTCGAGGTCGTCGACCTGGGCGTGATGGTGCCGGCGCAGACCATCCTCGACCGCGCCCGCGCCGAGAACGCCGACCTGATCGGCCTGTCCGGCCTGATCACGCCCTCGCTGGAAGAGATGAGCCATGTCGCCCGCGAGATGCAGCGCCAGGGCTTCACCATGCCGCTGCTGATCGGCGGCGCCACCACCTCGCGCGCCCACACCGCGCTGAAGATCGACCCGCACTACCAGGCGCCGACGATCTGGGTGAAGGACGCCTCGCGCGCGGTCGGCGTGGCTCAGTCGCTGATCTCGATCGAGCTGCGCGAGCCCTTCGTCGCCGCCAACGCCTCCGACTACGCGGAGATCCGCGAACGCCACCGCAACCGCGGCGACGGCAAGCGCCTGGTCTCGCTGGACAAGGCCCGCGGCCAGCGTTTCGACGGCCGTTGGGCCGACTACGCGCCGCCGGCGCCGAAACTGGCGCCGGGCGTGTATGCGTTCGACGACTATTCGCTGGATGAGTTGGTCGACTACATCGACTGGACCCCGTTCTTCAACACCTGGGAACTGGCCGGCCGCTACCCGGCGATCCTCAGCGACGAGATCGTCGGCGCCCAGGCCAGCGAACTGTACCGGGACGCGCGGGCGATGCTGGCCAAGATCGTCGGAGAGAAGTGGATCTCGGCCAAAGCGGTGTTCGGCCTGTGGCCGGCCAACGCGGCCGGCGACGATGTGGTGGTCGATCTGGGCGGCGCCGCCTCGGGCACCGGCGATGCGCCGCAATTCGCCGCCCCTGCCCCTCGCCGCGTCGAATCCCCAATCCCCGATCTCGAATCCCAAACCCTGCACTTCCTGCGCCAGCAGACCGACAAGCCGGCCGACCGGCCGGACTTTTGCCTGGCCGATTTCATCGCGCCGCGGGACAGCGGCCGGCAGGACTGGATCGGCGCGTTCGCGGTCACCGCCGGCCTCGGCATCGAGCCGCACGTGGCCCGGTTCGAGGCCGACCACGACGACTACAACGCGATCATGCTCAAGGCCCTGGCGGACCGCTTCGCCGAGGCCCTGGCCGAACGCCTGCACGAGCGCGTGCGCAAGGAATTCTGGGGTTACGCAAGCGACGAGGCGTTGGACAACGAGGCGCTGATCGACGAAGGCTACCGCGGCATCCGCCCCGCTCCGGGCTATCCGGCCTGCCCGGAACACAGCGAGAAGGCGAGCCTGTTCGCGATGCTCGACGCCGGCGCCAACGCCGGGCTGGAACTGACCGAGAGCTTCGCCATGTATCCGGCCGCGGCGGTGTCCGGTTACTACTTCAGCCATCCCGACAGCCAGTACTTCGTGGTCGGACGGGTGTCCAAGGAGCAGGTCGAGGACTATGCCCGGCGCAAGGGTGTGAGCCTGGCCCAGGCCGAACGCTGGCTGGCCTCGAATCTGGATTACGATCCCGAGTGA